Proteins from one Microcaecilia unicolor chromosome 2, aMicUni1.1, whole genome shotgun sequence genomic window:
- the LOC115461996 gene encoding olfactory receptor 10J1-like encodes MDRGNQTVSTDFIILGFSSLPDLRLPLFIIFLTLHLVTLAGNVLIFTLILMDARLHTPMYFFLCSLSSVEVFYNLAIVPKMLMGFIVSKNSISFVGCVTQMYFFVTLGGAECFFLTIMAYDRYVAICNPLRYLIVMNRKICVCLVVGSCIGGVLLSLVLTTCVFRLPICGSREINHFFCDIPPVLSLTCSDAVAEITLFVVSSLILMVPVILILISYIYIVAAILRIRSEAGRRKAFSTCASHLFVCLLHYGCAIFIYLRPKSSYSLNHDKLVAVVYTNVTPLLYPMIYTMRNKDVKGALIKVLGRKTRCQ; translated from the coding sequence ATGGACCGTGGCAACCAGACTGTTAGCACTGATTTTATAATTCTTGGCTTCTCTAGCCTCCCGGACCTGCGCCTCCCACTCTTCATCATATTCCTCACTCTGCACCTGGTCACTCTGGCTGGCAATGTACTCATTTTCACCCTTATCTTGATGGATGCCAGGCTCCACACTCCCATGTACTTTTTCCTCTGCAGTCTCTCCTCTGTGGAAGTCTTCTACAACTTGGCCATTGTTCCAAAAATGTTGATGGGCTTTATAGTCTCCAAGAACTCCATCTCCTTTGTGGGCTGTGTGACACAGATGTACTTCTTTGTGACTTTGGGGGGGGCAGAGTGCTTCTTCCTCACCATTATGGCCTACGATCGCTATGTGGCAATTTGTAATCCACTGCGATACCTGATTGTCATGAATCGCAAAATCTGTGTCTGTCTGGTGGTCGGTTCCTGCATAGGTGGTGTTCTTCTGTCCCTTGTGCTTACTACCTGTGTCTTCAGGTTGCCAATTTGTGGCAGCAGGGAGATAAACCATTTCTTCTGTGACATCCCTCCAGTGTTAAGCTTGACCTGCTCTGATGCTGTTGCTGAGATAACTTTATTTGTCGTGTCCTCACTGATACTCATGGTCCCCGTCATCTTGATCCTTATATCTTATATTTACATTGTCGCTGCCATTCTGAGGATACGTTCTGAGGCTGGGAGACGCAAGGCTTTCTCCACCTGTGCTTCCCACCTTTTTGTCTGCCTTCTTCACTATGGATGTGCCATATTTATCTATCTGCGCCCCAAGTCTAGTTATTCCTTAAACCATGATAAATTAGTAGCTGTGGTTTATACTAATGTGACTCCACTGTTATATCCTATGATATATACAATGAGAAACAAGGATGTCAAAGGAGCTCTGATAAAAGTGCTGGGCAGGAAAACAAGATGCCAATGA